A single genomic interval of Mesoplodon densirostris isolate mMesDen1 chromosome 8, mMesDen1 primary haplotype, whole genome shotgun sequence harbors:
- the KLHL41 gene encoding kelch-like protein 41, with amino-acid sequence MDSQRELAEELRLYQSTLLQDGLKDLLDEKKFIDCTLKAGDKSLPCHRLILSACSPYFREYFLSEIDEAKKKEVVLDNVDPAVLDLIIKYLYSASIDLNDGNVQDIFALASRFQIPSVFTVCVSYLQKRLAPGNCLAILRLGLLLDCPRLAISAREFVSDRFVQICKEEDFMQLSPQELISVISNDSLNVEKEEAVFEAVMKWVRTDKENRVKNLNEVFDCIRFRLMTEKYFKDHVEKDDIIKSNPELQKKIKVLKDAFAGKLPEPSKNTEKAGASEVNGDVGDEDLLPGYLNDIPRHGMFVKDLILLVNDTAAVAYDPTENECYLTALAEQIPRNHSSIVTQQNQVYVVGGLYVDEENKDQPLQSYFFQLDNVASEWVGLPPLPSARCLFGLGEVDDKIYVVAGKDLQTEASLDSVLCYEPVAAKWNEVKKLPIKVYGHSVISHKGMIYCLGGKTDDKKCTNRVFTYNPKRGDWKDLAPMKTPRSMFGVAVHKGKIVIAGGVTEDGLSASVEAFDLTTNKWEVMTEFPQERSSISLVSLAGSLYAIGGFAMIQLESKEFAPTEVNDIWKYEDDKKEWAGMLKEIRYASGASCLATRLNLFKLSKL; translated from the exons ATGGATTCCCAGCGGGAACTTGCAGAGGAACTGCGGCTTTACCAATCCACCCTTCTTCAGGATGGTCTAAAAGATCTCCTGGATGAGAAAAAATTCATCGATTGCACACTAAAAGCAGGTGACAAAAGTCTTCCTTGCCACAGATTGATTTTGTCAGCTTGTAGTCCTTACTTCCGTGAGTATTTTTTATCTGAAATTGATGAggcaaaaaaaaaggaggtagTACTAGATAATGTGGATCCTGCTGTACTGGATTTAATCATTAAGTACCTGTACTCTGCCAGTATTGATCTCAACGACGGAAATGTGCAAGATATTTTTGCATTGGCCAGCCGCTTTCAGATCCCCTCTGTGTTCACTGTCTGTGTTTCTTATCTTCAGAAAAGACTTGCTCCTGGTAACTGTCTAGCTATCCTAAGATTAGGGCTTCTTCTTGACTGCCCGAGACTTGCCATCTCTGCCCGTGAATTTGTGTCTGATCGCTTTGTACAGATTTGTAAGGAAGAGGACTTCATGCAACTGTCTCCACAGGAGCTGATCTCAGTCATTTCCAATGACAGCCTAAATGTAGAAAAGGAAGAAGCGGTATTTGAGGCAGTGATGAAATGGGTGcgaacagacaaagaaaacagggTTAAAAACCTTAACGAAGTGTTTGATTGTATCCGTTTTCGCCTTATgacagagaaatattttaaagatcatGTTGAGAAAGATGATATAATTAAAAGTAACCCAGAActccagaaaaaaatcaaagttctcAAAGATGCCTTTGCAGGCAAACTCCCAGAACCTAGCAAAAACACAGAGAAGGCTGGGGCTAGTGAGGTGAATGGTGATGTTGGTGATGAAGATTTACTTCCTGGTTACCTGAACGATATTCCCAGGCATGGAATGTTTGTCAAAGACCTCATCCTCTTGGTTAATGACACAGCTGCAGTGGCTTATGATCCCACGGAAAATGAATGCTACCTTACTGCATTGGCTGAGCAGATCCCCAGAAATCATTCCAGCATTGTTACCCAGCAAAATCAGGTGTACGTGGTAGGAGGCCTCTATgtggatgaagaaaataaagatcaacCTCTACAGTCGTACTTCTTCCAG CTTGATAATGTAGCATCTGAGTGGGTTGGACTTCCACCTCTGCCTTCAGCCAGGTGTCTCTTCGGTCTGGGAGAAGTAGATGACAAAATCTATGTAGTTGCAGGCAAAGATCTTCAAACAGAGGCTTCGCTGGATTCAGTATTGTGCTATGAGCCTGT GGCAGCCAAATGGAATGAAGTTAAAAAACTTCCTATCAAAGTCTATGGCCATAGTGTGATTTCACATAAGGGGATGATATATTGTCTCGGAGGAAAGACAGATGACAA AAAGTGTACAAACAGGGTGTTTACCTACAACCCCAAAAGAGGAGACTGGAAAGATCTGGCTCCAATGAAAACCCCTCGTTCCATGTTTGGAGTGGCAGTCCATAAAGGCAAAATTGTGATTGCTGGAGGCGTCACTGAAGATGGTCTTTCAGCTTCAGTTGAAGCTTTTGACCTCACCACCAATAA GTGGGAAGTAATGACTGAATTTCCCCAAGAAAGAAGTTCCATCAGTTTGGTCAGCCTGGCTGGATCCCTGTATGCCATTGGTGGTTTTGCCATGATTCAGCTGGAGTCTAAAGAATTTGCACCCACTGAAGTCAATGACATATGGAA GTATGAAGATGATAAAAAAGAATGGGCTGGAATGTTGAAAGAAATACGTTATGCTTCAGGAGCTAGTTGCCTAGCAACACGGTTAAATCTCTTCAAACTGTCTAAGCTATaa
- the FASTKD1 gene encoding FAST kinase domain-containing protein 1, mitochondrial isoform X3 gives MGKIADIVNRNLETIQDLRCLSVLMVSISSLISQRFQEQLVNKTEQLFDTIDSSQVNIARRIVQFLRNIKYSYYPLLERCNKVFLSNVNHLDLDSISKILSLYHSLQFHSFEFILMTKKRLTEMIPRFDHPASFVKLFVTLGPVAGPEEEKQLKSTILLMSEELTSQQALAVMGAMEEMESRNSRLIKKIASILHKHLDNYKPVELLRITQALIFLHFQSKELFVKLRELLLSYLKVSVIPSEISLLVCALSMLPSPHLDEARISQIEAVLPQCDLNDLNSFATSVLRCIQYDPMYRNNIPGKQLKLLQKLDHYGRQRLQKCSSLNLLWEEVKSLKGDWFADSLLEETVVTLQRLMDEINYINVAGIASFITRTNYLSTSLLDRIASVVLQQNEKIHPFAILAIILPFSALNYDPPQRDEFFGTCLQHLNSYLSILDPLMLVFLGYSLATREYFSEDLLKAIFNIRFLAKLDSQLELLCSSLNMKVQFRLMELNRAVCLECPEYQIPWFHDRFCQQQYKKDFGSMNGAQQQIYKMLAEVLGGINFVKASVLTPYYYKIDFECILDKRKKPIPYGNHNTTLGKLPKVHSELNTQIAGSRLPPGAEKIALEFLDSRAFCRNIPHLKGKSAMKKRHLEILGYHVIQIPHFEWNSMALSTKNARMDYLRERIFGEGKSSS, from the exons gTGCTTGTCTGTTTTAATGGTCAGCATATCTTCTTTAATATCACAGCGTTTTCAAGAGCaattagtgaacaaaacagagcaACTTTTTGACACCATAGATTCTTCCCAGGTCAACATTGCAAGAAGAATAGTACAGTTTCTTCGAAATATTAAATACAGTTATTACCCACTATTGGAAAGGTGCAATAAAGTGTTTTTGAGCAATGTGAACCACCTTGATTTGGACTCCATCAGTAAAATACTTAGTCTATACCACTCTCTACAGTTTCatagttttgaatttattttaatgactaaGAAGAGGCTAACAGAAATGATTCCTCGGTTTGACCACCCAGCTAGCTTTGTAAAATTGTTTGTAACATTGGGACCTGTGGCAGGACCTGAAGAAGAGAAACA acTTAAATCAACTATATTATTGATGTCAGAGGAGTTGACTAGCCAGCAAGCCCTGGCAGTGATGGGAGCAATGGAAGAGATGGAAAGCAGAAATTCACGTCTGATTAAAAA aATTGCTTCAATTCTGCATAAACATTTGGATAACTATAAACCAGTAGAGTTATTGAGGATAACTCAAGCAttgatttttctacattttcaaaGTAAAGAGCTTTTTGTGAAACTCAGAGAATTGCTGCTTAG TTATTTGAAAGTCAGTGTCATACCTAGTGAGATTTCCCTCCTGGTTTGTGCCCTTTCGATGCTTCCTTCTCCTCACTTAGACGAAGCAAGGATATCTCAAATTGAAGCAGTTTTACCACAGTGTGACCTAAATGACCTGAATAGTTTTGCCACATCTGTTTTAAGATGTATTCAGTATGATCCCATGTATCGGAATAATATTCCTGGGAAACAGTTGAAACTACTTCAAAAATTAGATCACTACGGTCGTCAGAGACTACAAAAATGCAGCAGTTTGAATCTGTTATGGGAAGAAGTTAAATCTTTAAAAGGAGACTGGTTTGCTGATTCACTTCTTGAAGAAACTGTTGTTACCTTACAGCGTTTGATGGATGAAATTAATTACATAAATGTTGCAGGGATTGCATCTTTTATTACTAGAACTAACTACCTCAGTACTTCGCTACTTGATAGGATAGCCTCAGTGGTCCTTCAGCAGAATGAAAAG ATTCATCCTTTTGCAATCCTTGCTATTATTCTTCCGTTCAGCGCCCTGAACTATGATCCACCTCAAAGGGATGAATTTTTTGGAACTTGCCTTCAACACCTTAATTCTTACTTAA GTATATTGGATCCTCTCATGTTAGTGTTTCTTGGTTACTCTTTGGCCACACGTGAATATTTTTCAGAAGATCTACTGAAGGCAATTTTTAACATCAGATTCTTAGCCAAATTAGATTCTCAACTTGaac ttttatgtTCATCTCTAAATATGAAGGTCCAATTTCGTCTTATGGAATTAAATAGAGCAGTCTGCTTGGAATGTCCTGAATATCAGATTCCATGGTTTCATGACCGCTTCTGTCAACAGCAGTATAAAAAAG atTTTGGCAGTATGAATGGAGCACAACAGCAGATTTATAAAATGTTAGCAGAGGTACTAGGAGGAATCAATTTTGTAAAAGCCTCTGTTCTTACACCTTATTACTACAAAATAG ATTTTGAGTGTATCttggataaaaggaaaaaacctattCCGTATGGAAACCATAATACAACTTTGGGAAAACTACCAAAAGTACACTCGGAATTAAATACTCAAATAGCTGGATCAAGACTGCCACCAGGAGCTGAAAA GATTGCTTTGGAATTTTTGGATTCGAGAGCATTTTGTAGAAACATCCctcatttaaaaggaaaatctgCTATGAAAAAACGACACTTGGAAATTTTGGGCTATCATGTAATTCAG ATCCCTCATTTTGAATGGAACTCTATGGCACTGTCAACAAAGAATGCTCGAATGGACTACCTGAGAGAACGGATATTTGGAGAAGGCAAATCATCATCATAG